The following are encoded together in the Candidatus Methylomirabilis sp. genome:
- a CDS encoding sigma-54 dependent transcriptional regulator, whose product MAKAKILIAEDEPASRSGLQELLTSWGYAVTAAADGQEALEKASELQPSLIIADLVMPKMDGIALLRTLKTDATLPSLIILTGQGTIETAVQAMQEGAYDYLTKPVDIGRLRVLVEKAIERGAVLKEVRLLRHQVRHLGRFGRLVGDTRAMQEVYRLLELASPSTAPVFIWGESGTGKELAARTIHDLSPRKQGPFVPINCAAIPETLLESEIFGHEKGAFTGATERRMGYFELADGGTIFLDEIAEMKVSTQAKFLRILQEGSFRRLGGTKELRVDVRVVAASNKDPVHAVRDGLLREDLYYRLNVFSIYLPPLRERREDLPLLIGSFIDEFKEKYGTAVRSVDARTLALLTSHDWPGNVRELRNVLERAVLVAQGNMITSADLPPNFSSQRHGPTTEFDIPVGITIDAAEKSLIMKTLERTNQNKTRAAEILGISLKTLHNKLVRYREEASSLVDAQE is encoded by the coding sequence ATGGCAAAAGCAAAGATCTTAATCGCAGAGGATGAACCCGCCTCCAGATCGGGGCTCCAGGAGCTTCTCACGAGCTGGGGATACGCGGTCACTGCCGCTGCTGACGGTCAGGAGGCTCTGGAGAAGGCGTCCGAGCTCCAGCCGTCCCTCATTATCGCTGATCTCGTCATGCCGAAGATGGACGGCATCGCCCTTCTCCGCACCCTCAAGACCGATGCGACCCTTCCCTCCCTGATCATTCTGACCGGCCAGGGGACCATCGAGACTGCGGTCCAGGCGATGCAAGAAGGGGCCTACGACTACCTCACCAAACCGGTCGATATCGGGCGACTCCGCGTCCTTGTGGAGAAGGCCATCGAGCGTGGAGCGGTATTGAAGGAGGTCAGGCTCCTGCGCCACCAGGTCCGTCACCTGGGCCGGTTCGGCCGGCTGGTCGGCGACACGCGTGCCATGCAGGAGGTCTACCGGCTGCTTGAATTGGCGTCGCCGAGCACTGCGCCGGTCTTCATCTGGGGGGAAAGCGGAACCGGAAAGGAGTTGGCGGCCCGAACAATTCACGATCTCTCCCCACGAAAGCAGGGCCCATTCGTCCCGATCAACTGCGCCGCCATTCCGGAGACGCTGCTGGAAAGCGAGATTTTCGGTCACGAGAAAGGGGCCTTTACCGGCGCTACCGAGCGGCGGATGGGATACTTTGAGTTAGCGGATGGCGGGACCATCTTCCTTGATGAGATCGCCGAGATGAAAGTCTCCACCCAGGCCAAGTTCCTCCGAATCCTTCAAGAGGGCAGCTTTCGTCGACTGGGCGGAACCAAAGAACTCCGCGTGGATGTCCGGGTAGTCGCCGCCTCTAACAAGGACCCCGTCCATGCCGTCCGTGACGGCCTGCTCCGCGAGGATCTCTACTATCGGCTGAACGTATTCAGCATCTATCTTCCCCCCCTGCGGGAGCGACGCGAGGATCTCCCGCTCCTCATTGGATCGTTCATCGATGAGTTCAAAGAAAAATACGGCACAGCGGTGCGCAGCGTAGACGCACGGACGCTCGCACTCCTGACCAGCCACGATTGGCCCGGTAACGTGCGGGAGCTTCGGAATGTGCTGGAGCGGGCCGTCCTCGTCGCCCAGGGAAATATGATCACCTCAGCCGATCTGCCGCCGAACTTTTCCAGCCAGCGTCATGGACCGACCACAGAGTTCGATATCCCCGTCGGGATCACTATTGATGCGGCAGAAAAGAGTCTGATTATGAAGACCCTTGAACGCACGAACCAGAATAAGACTCGGGCTGCGGAGATCCTTGGGATCAGCCTGAAGACACTCCACAATAAGTTAGTCCGCTATCGAGAAGAGGCCTCCTCCTTGGTAGACGCGCAGGAATAA
- a CDS encoding cupredoxin domain-containing protein — protein MQRFWIWLLASSVMVLTGCATLFPDTDHPAGAPPEAKRLSFTMIARNYRCEPSVIAIDREGRSALVKVTIRSEGARHVFSIPDLEIRRYLDPDQEATVEFLAERSGVFEFGCTRFPWISPLDHKGKLAIR, from the coding sequence ATGCAACGATTTTGGATCTGGCTATTGGCGTCCTCCGTCATGGTTCTGACGGGCTGCGCCACGCTTTTTCCTGATACCGATCATCCGGCCGGGGCTCCCCCCGAAGCGAAGCGGCTTTCCTTCACAATGATCGCCCGCAACTATCGCTGTGAGCCCTCCGTCATCGCGATAGACCGGGAAGGAAGATCGGCGCTGGTCAAAGTCACGATTCGCAGCGAGGGCGCACGACACGTCTTCTCTATTCCCGATCTGGAGATCAGGCGCTATCTCGATCCGGATCAGGAAGCAACCGTTGAGTTCCTGGCAGAGCGTTCCGGGGTCTTTGAGTTCGGCTGTACCAGGTTCCCGTGGATCAGTCCGCTCGACCACAAGGGCAAGCTTGCGATTAGATAA